A portion of the Glycine max cultivar Williams 82 chromosome 10, Glycine_max_v4.0, whole genome shotgun sequence genome contains these proteins:
- the LOC100795814 gene encoding uncharacterized protein Mb2253c-like, giving the protein MHPEFLNEDIMTLFEEEVEDEDRDKWIVWFDGVSNALGQGVRAVLVTPDDQCIPFTSRLGFDCTNNMADYKACALGILAAIDFKVKLLKVYGDLTLVIHQLRGEWEIRDHKLIPYQAYIRMLIEFFDDISFHHIPREENQMADALATLASLFQLTPHGDLLYIEFRCRGRPAHCCLIEEKQDGKPWYFDIKQYIEDKKYP; this is encoded by the coding sequence ATGCATCCGGAGTTCCTGaatgaggacatcatgaccttgttcGAGGAGGAGGTAGAGGATGAAGATAGGGACAAATGGATTGTGTGGTTCGACGGTGTGTCCAACGCACTAGGCCAGGGAGTTAGGGCAGTTTTGGTTACCCCCGAcgatcaatgtatacctttcacaagTAGATTGGGCTTTGACTGCACAAACAATATGGCTGATTATAAGGCGTGCGCCCTTGGGATCCTAGCGGCAATTGACTTCAAGGTCAAGTTGCTCAAGGTATATGGAGACTTAACCCTTGTAATCCaccagttgagaggagaatgggagatTAGGGATCataagttgataccctaccagGCCTACATCAGGATGCTGATAGAGTTCTTCGATGACATATCCTTCCACCACATTCCTAGAGAGGAGAATCAAATGGCCGATGCGCTGGCCACTCTCGCATCCTTGTTCCAGCTAACCCCGCATGGGGACTTGTTgtacatcgaattcagatgTCGCGGCAGGCCTGCGCACTGCTGCTTGATAGAAGAAAAGCAGGATGGTAAACCTTGGTACTTTGATATCAAGCAGTACATCGAGGACAAGAAATACCCATGA